From Camelina sativa cultivar DH55 chromosome 5, Cs, whole genome shotgun sequence:
TTCCATaacttaattattaattttaaaaaatctattatttattagaattatgaatttaactcatttattttattattaatcaagCTTTCAagaaatcctactatattaattgagaagtacaaatatgaaactaaccttaaaatgcgtaaaaaattacattcaattgccattagaaaaaattaattaagcttaattaactaatttaaataaatataattaattaaaaataaaaaacactcacagatcaaatattaaaaaatctaaaaaaatattttctctctctaacaaattatggacgaaattactaattatttttttaaaaatatatataaaccaatcagcattttaaaaactaagattttatatccaagtatacaatacaattatttttaataactaaattataattctcctatcatctttattttattttatttacaaattttgtggaattttcatataatacttataattaataaaatgcatatttttttttgcatatgttgtgatttgaatttttaaaaacgaaaatatattactcaatgtatgaaaatgtgtgttttaatttccacatcggcgggttggtaaaactaaatttatataaatgataatttaatattttttatttgctcacaattataatattaaaattactattttatatttcataaaataatgatgcaaatacaacaaataaacaatataaaaatgtaataatacatcaaaaataaaacactataatattctaaaataataagtattcaaatagactaatagatttacataacaattcaaaataaatattatctcatatatttttttttaaataaaacaataatttttattattatattataaattttttaaaaatgttgatccgtgctttaagcacgggatatatcctagttatGTAttaaggaaagaaacaaaatctaagaGCTCGCAGGTGATGAGATAAAATGGATTAGCATATGCCATATACGgcgaattaaataaaaaatgttaaagattATACTGAAAAATTGGTTGTTAAACTTTATCATTTTGTTCATATAAATGCGATTACATTATGACATAACAGTTATTTACATTTGTATTGTCAACTTAATAGATAGATTTACAATTGTATGATCAACTTAATTCacaaattttcttgtttttttatagaaaataatatacttactagttttcttgttttttatagaaaataatataatataaagtcTTTATGGTACAATTTTGTCTTTAAAATGTATTacataattatcattttttgggcaaaagtaatcgattcgtttagagactacggaaacaagaaatagatgttgaataatcgtttttattgatcaaatatcgagctcaaatacaagagttTAAGGCACAACGAGTCAATTTAGGAACCCTAGCAACGCTTTGGAATTGAGTCGTGTGGCTGTGTTTTTGGTCTCTTGTTTTGGCTTTGATTTCCCTCCCTTATCATGTCAAATCGCTCCATATTTATAGGGAAGTCCCTTTACCCTAATCCTCATGGGATTTAGGTTTGAGTAACCGCCTCTTCATGAGATAAGGTCGTTCCGAACATTCTCTCTACAAGATTGAGTCAAATATTCTCTTGATAATGTCGTAGCAAATCAGAGTCGGTCACAAAGTCAGTTACATCCCATATTGACTCGTTGTTTGTCGTTACAGCCTGTATTGGCTCGTTAATTATTGTGTCGGTCCGTATCGGCTTGATGCTTGTCGTTACGGCCCTTATTGGCTTGATGCTTACCGTTACGGCCGGTATTGACTCAATGTTTACCGTTATGGTCGGTATTGACTCAATGTTCTAGAGAATGCATAATTCTCTATTCTTTATAgaatatatcataaatataatagaatttatccattataatttatatgattaaaattatgcccaacaGTTTGCCCCCactctctattttcttagtaAGAATTTAGAGAGTAGTATAGACAAATGgtatcattttaataaatataaaagctaaatatttgtataagtCATGACATACCTTTAGATGTAGCCGTTTTCTCTCACTTGATTAATTCACTGCCTTCCTATAATGATATTGTGATCCACATCGTGATCTTGTAGTTTTGTAGTTTTGTAACTTTGGAACGATGTTTATCCCATGGCAAGACCTGTGACATTGTTTGTCATCACCGTTTATCAAATCGATTGCGCATTGGCTTTATATTGACAATTTTGTCATAGCCAATTAAATGAATTGGCCTCGCATTGGCTCTAAAACGATATAGTTATCGTaatcaatttcttgaattggctacacaCTGATCCCATATTGGCTCTCAAACCAATATGCTGCCATAACCAATTTCTGGAATTGGTTACACATTAGTTCTGCATTGGCTGCAATTTGTTGGTTTAGCCTTAGCCAATTTGGTGAATTGGCTTAACATCGGCTCTAAAACGATAAAGTTATAATAACCAAAGTTACCTGAATTGGCCACAACTTCACTTCGGATTGGCTCCAATTCTTTGAATCGGATACACGGTTGACTCAGTGTTGATTTAAGTTGACATTTGGCCATATCCACTTTATTGAATTGGCCGCACCTGAACTCTGGATTGGCTCTAAAACGCCAATTTGGCcttaaccaatttcttgaattggctgcACATTGGCCCTGCATTTGTTGCATTTATTCTAAAATGACAAATCAGCTATAATTAATTTCTCGAATTCAGTGTACACTGACTCCGAGTTGGTTTGGAAACGACTGTGCAACCATAACCCAATTCTTGAATTGGCTATACGCGCGTTGGCTTTAAATAGACGATGTGGCTCCTACCCAATTTCGTGAATTGGCTTTATGTTGAGTCAGCTTTGGCTTCAAAATGACAATGTGGTCCCTAACCAATTTCTTTAACTGGCTACATATTGACTCTACATTGGCTTTTAAATGACAATGTGGTTcctaaccaatttcttgaattggctacacattgcCTTTATATTGGCTTTTAAATGACAATGTGGTTcctaaccaatttcttgaattggctacacattgcCTTTACATTGACTTTTAAATGACAATGTGGTTcctaaccaatttcttgaattggctacacattgcCGTTATATTGGCTTTTAAATGACAATGTGGTTCgtaaccaatttcttgaattggctacacattgcATTTTCATCGGCTTTTAAATGATAATGTGGTTcttaaccaatttcttgaattggctacacattgcCTTTATATTGGCTTTTAAATGACAATGTGGTTcctaaccaatttcttgaattggctacacattgcCTTTATATTGGCTTTTAAATGACAATGCGGTTCTTAACCAATTTCAAgaattggctacacattgcCCCTAAAATGCCAATTATAATGGCTATACATCAACGATTTTGTCATAGCCAAATCATTAGTGCCATGCTCGTGACATGATCTGGGTTCGTGACCCAATTAAAGTGTTTCATAGCTCATTTCTTGTTAGCAAGCGTTTTGCTGTCAAGTTTGCTAAGTTTGGATCCGACCATCAGGTGGATTCCAGATTTGTTACATTCCCAGAGCGACGTCTCGCTAATAGGCAGTTGTAGCGAATGTTTCACGTTTCTGGTGATTATCCAATTTTCGTAGTGAGCCTATCGTTCACGTATTCGTGTATCAATGGCCTCACTACTATATGAACAACTTCAGGACCATGTCCTGTGTTGTAAGTCATGTTTATCTTGTATCGTGACAAACTTCACATCGAATGACATGATTTTATTGTCTTGCAACAAGATTTATTGCTCATGTTCATGACATGAGTTCTAAGTTTTAGTAGAAAACGTCTTGAAGATTTGTGCATCAAATGTCTCACCATAAGATTCTTGTTAACGAGTGTTTCGTTGTCAAGTTTTTGCATCCATTGATTCGTCACATAATTTGCTAGTGCCTGCTTCCTCAACTGGTTAGCAGTGACTATCATATTGAAAAATTGCTTCCTCAATGGGTAAGCATCCATAAACTTTTCAAGTTTGTTGATTCGTCAGCATTGGTTCTCCAAGGGTAAGCATTTTCTTACTGATTTTTGTCATCAGCACATGGCTACCAAGTTGACAAAGTATACTCTCATAATTGGTAATGAGTTACTAAaaacttagttattttatataaaaaatctatcaatgttaaaagaagtaaaactagaactaaaaacaaaaatgaataataacTTATTAAACCTTTCAATAACCTGATACCACCATGCCTAACCAAATCGAGACGTCCTTGATGTCTTTGTCATTTTGACGATTTGCGCTCCTCACTTTcagttttgtttaaagtttgatAAGGTTCCTCACCATTACTTATGACGCTAGTGTATTCGCTTCGATGTCTTTGTCAAGGTTTATCATCTCGTGTCGATCTTTCGTTTTTTACTATGCGAGAGTCAAAATGTGACGAATGTTGATGTCGATACGGTGTATTTTCTTCCCATTTTATTTGTGCCCATGCACGTGAGAGTACATCCTCCATCGTTCTACATTGATATTTGGTTAGCTCTTTGTACAAGTCGCCATATGGGAGTAAACCTCTCTTGAATGCCGATATGGAAGTAGACATGTTGCAACTTGGTATTAACACCTTCTCCTTGTTGAATCGTCCCACATAGGCACGTAATGACTCATCTCTCTTTTGTCGCACCTCATAAAGGTCATCTGCTGTCTTTTTGAGGTTCCTGCTACTTGCAaattgttcaacaaaaaaatctgtCAATGATGCAAACGAATTTATTGAGCCGTTTCTCAAGTTGATAAACCACGGGGCTTGAGCCAAATCCTTTGCACATGGTAGCTTCTTGATATTCTCTTTGAATGGCCGTCGTGAACATTCGTTGTTTGTATTGGCGCTATGTGGTTATCTGGGTCAGATGTTCCATCAAACATCTTCATTGTTGGTAGCACAAATTTTCTTGGCATCTAAGTGAGTGTGATTTCATCAGAGAATGGTGTGTCAGCATACAAGTGTAATTTGCTCTTCCGAATTGGCTGAGCTACACCTGGTAGTCGTTCAATCATAGATTCCATCTCTCCAAATCGTTTGTTGAACATTGCTTCCAAGTGGGCGAATTGTCCATACTCGATTCCTGTCATGCGCGGTGTGTTAACAACTCCTTGTTGATCCAAATTTTCTTCTCGAACTAGACTTTCATGTGCCTGCCTTCTGTCATGGTTTCCTCCGTCGTTCTCTTCCTGACGAGGAGTTTCCAGCCGTCCGTCTTCCGTTGTGGGTGTTCGATTATTGGTTATAGGTGTTGAGTTAAGGTCTTGCATCTGATTCACTTGCACGCCGCGAAATCTAGTGCTTGCTTCGATAAAAATTCTCCCTGCTGTCACCAGCGAGGCGTTCTCCTCCCGAAGCCTAGCGTTATCTGCCTCGATCTGTGTCAGCTTCTGACTGCTTCGTTCAGCTTAGTATTCAGGGCTTCAAGCTGAGCAGCGACATTCGCATCAATGTTAGCCGTATCACTTCCGTTTCCTGTCATCTCATGTAGTTTACTTTACCCCTCTCTTTAGCGCCAATTGTTTGGGCAAAAGTAATTGATTCGTTTAGAGACTACGGAAACAAGAAATAGATGTTGAATAgttgtttttattgatcaaatatcaagctcaaatacaagagttTAAGGCACAACGAGTCAATTTAGGAACCCTAGCAATGCTTTGGAATTGAGTCGTGTGGCTGTGTTTTTGGTCTCTTGTTTTGGCTTCGATTTCCCTCCCCTATCATGTCGAAATCGCTCCCTATTTATAGGGAAGTCCCTTTACCCTAATCCTCATGGGATTTGGGTTTGAGTAACCGCCTCTTCATGAGATAAGGTCGTTCCGAATATTCTCTCTATAAGATTGAGTCAAATATTCTCTTGATAATGTCGTAGCAAATCAGAGTCGGTCACAAAGTCAGTTACATCCCATATTGACTCGTTGTTTGTCGTTACAGCCCATATTGGCTTGTTAATTATTGTGTCGGCCTGTATTGGCTTGATGCTTGTCGTTGCGACCCGTATTGGCTTGATGCTTACCGTTACGGCCGGTATTGACTCAATGTTTACCGTTACGGCCGGTATTGACTCAATGTTCTAGAGAATGCATAATTCTCTATTCTTTATAgaatatatcataaatataatagaatttatccattataatttatatgattaaaattatgcccaacaatcattatattattttttcataattatattgttCCGCACATAATTATAACTATATCAttaaaaagtaactaacaaaaaacaaagcaaaatattATTAAGCACTGCATTAcgaaatatttaataaaatcaaatactaCTCTGCCAAAATTAAtctaaccaaaataaaaattcaacgTGAATAagagataaatatatttttttacaataacaTCAActatcttttaaatataaagtTACAGATTTTCGATCGTAGAGAAAAACATCTAACCCATATTGTAGCACAAACCATAATCTTgtctattatatattatattatacattataacaattattttgCAAACTTTAAAACGATTTAtcttttatcctataaagcatAAGTCACCTGGCCAATCAAATGAAAgcacatcaatttttttttttactttttaaattaagaaaaaaataaaagtccattaattaaaaaaaaaacatgattgtAATGTATGggctatttctatttttttactattaaatttttaaaaaaaatctgtaatcaCCTAAATTCCTAAATTTATGTAACCACCACCATCAGGTTCAAAAACCAAGATAAAACCGTTCATGGTTTATAACGCCTATTTAACTCTaattcaattcatttttttttcctatttgaTCTCCTTTCGTATTCCTCtccaacattttaatttttttttctcatttattttcttcataacctttaatttattcatctttttgtttctcgtAATTTATCTGATcattatctttttgtttctcatattcatctgatcattttttttttatttttcatctgGATTTTGGTAGTCTTTCTTCCTCTACATCGGTTTTTGTGAGGTTGCAATATCCACAGGCTAACCAAAACGCAAAAGTCTATACAGGTTTGTGACtaatctttatttatattaaattttctttatcttatactaattctctttaattttattgattcaGGTTGAAGAAATGAAAGATTAGAGCTCCAATATTTCAAAGATAAACCTGGAGTAATTATTTGCATGGAAGTTATTCTCAGGATGATGCGGTACACAAACATGAAGTTAAACGCAATTAGTTTGTTTATCAATTGTATCTTCATTTATCttaggggctgttattggagagatgatttctaaatacatatagaattgtaaattctaaaaatcataacagatgaattttgaaataacatgttttatccttggatttgaatccttctattttacagtttcaaatccatataaatccatttaaaacataatgtgaattttgaaatccaaaaacaaatcattaaatgaataacatgggattttaacaagtatttgtaaatcatataaccaataacacaaaattttgatgagtattttaaaatcaatgattgaataacacatgatttttgtttggatttccaaatccattaaaatcatagaaccaataacccctctTAATAAAATAATCTGATCCAAacatttcataatttatttgaGATGGGAGATAGAATTGATTCGAGAACACCAAAAAATTACAGGAAGGAGAGTACGTGTTGTAATTTGAGTTTATTAACTGATGATTACTCGGTTGCAGATATTACCACCCATCCACGAAATGCAAAACAAAGGGATGATTCTAGAGATGAGCTTGGAAGATTGAAACTGTGGAGAAAATAAGTGTAGTTAGATTTaaacaaatttgtatattttaacaATTTGCTATATACaatctttcttatattttttacattgttaATAATTTTACAGTTTGTTACGTGTATACTAGAATTTGATTccatcaaattttaatataccCGGGCTTGCCCAATACACAATACTGTACAAATATGGAGATAGATGGCAAACTAAAATGTTATTATGACTTATACAAAACTATCATTTTGCATTGTTAGTGTTCACAATTTATACTGTTATGCGGTTCTTCCACTAATCTCAAACGCTTAGTAGTACAAGTAGTCACAGTATCATATTCGTTAATAACATCATTATAATATACTACATAGTaactttaattaaataaataaaaagattacaataaCTTCATATTCTATCTaacaagaagaaatattatGGCTCAACCTTCATATTTGCAGCTGGAAGAGATGCtgtaacaagaaaacaaattacatagAAGGTTTACCAAAACAAACTATTATTACTTGGcgaaaaaaagagtaaaacagGTTTCTGTTTCCACCTGCAGCTGCTGCTTGAGGGTCGGGTGTGACATCACCAGCTCCATAGTTAATGTGAATCACATTTTGCAAATCACACTCCCATCCAGTTGTTTCCTATTTTGCATAAACAATCACCAACAATATCAGCTCCATAGTTAATGGGAATGGTGTTGTAGATGAAGAACCAGCTCGTAGTTGAAGTGCCTGTGCATAGAATTCAGTTTATAAGAACCTTAGTAGGATGATGATTCAAATGATAAGGAGAATTAAGTTGAAATACTTGCAAAAATATCTTACATCTTTTGCAAGAAGACCTTCAAGGTTAAAGTCCATTTGTGGGTTCACAGTTGCAAGTTTCATCgataaaaactgttttaagcaaaagagaatgagaaaaagaattgagcataaaaagcaaacacaaagaACACTTCATTGAGAATTAGGACATTGTCATACCTCAACTTGGCATTGTAGCGATTGTACGTAGTTTATGATTTCATCAAGCATAACTGCCTTCCCAGTCACCTGCAATCACACATTCATTTTTCTGCATTAGCTGTTCTTACATATTAATATCCATCATTATCAACACTTAAAAAGACCTTACCTTGTTGCAACCCGGTACAAGATCTTGAAGAAACTTCACCctttcaataattttttctcTCCTAACCTATAATTACAAAGTAGTTAAGACGAAAATACAAGAAGAGATAGCTTTCtattcaacttcaacttccaaGATAGTTTTAGAAATTGTACCCTTTCTGCAAGACTATGGCTATTTGTGGCCTGGCCTCTTCGTGCCCGCACATGAATATATCCATCTTTTGGAGGATCAGAACTTTGTTTGCCCTGTTGTTTCCCACTGTTTGTCTTATTCCCAGGTGAATTTGGACTTTGATCTTTATTCCTCTTTTTATCACCATTGTTGTCTGGTTCTTCCTCAGACTGCTCTGATCTGTGTGATTGAGCTGCTTCAGAATTCtacaaacagagaaatattAAGAGTGTTAACTTTTATAAAGgcagagagaaaacaaaaaaaataaaagagaaacttCAAAACTTCACCTGAACAAATTACCGAGTTACAAGATATTCCAAGCCAGAGAAAGTATGGTAATCTTAGTGAATCATTGTCAATGTTACCACAGGTGACACAGTTCATGGAGCCTCCATACCAAGCTTTCATCTGCCCATTGACCAAAGAGATAATGGAAGATCCAGTCACAACAGAAGCAGGAGTAACCTGCGAGAGAAAAGCAGTAACAGAGTGGTTTGACAGTTTTGCAAACGCCGATGAGATTAGCTGTCCAGTTACCGGGGAAAAGTTGACCACTGAATTGACTGTAAATGTTGTCTTGAAAACCATTATTCAGGAATGGAAAGTACGTAACGAGGCAGCAAGAATCAAAGTGGCTCATGCAGCTTTATCCTTAGGCGGTTCAGAAAGTATGGTTATCGATGCATTACGAAATCTCCAAATGACCTGTGAAGGGAAAGAGTACAACAAGGTACAAGTTCGTGAAGCTGGGATCATTCAGCTTCTTGATAGATACCTGACGTACAGAAGTAAAGATATGAGGTATGAACTGCTACAGTTGTTAAGGTCACTGGCGGATGAAGACACTGATGATGGAAAGGTTGGATCTCTTTTATTTACCTATTATGCAAAAGCACTACCTTACATGATATGCACTGCTGTCTGCTGTATTTCTTTCTCCTAGACACAACACTTCTACAATACTTGTTTCAATAGACTTTTATATTTCAAAGTTATCTTTCAGGAAATACCATAACTATCTCACGCATAATCAAATTATTGGGAAGCAGTCACCAGCCTGTAAGACATGTAGCACTAGCCTTACTGCTTGAGCTTTCGAAATCCCAACATGCATGTGAGAAGATTGGGACTGCTACGGGGGCGATACTGATGTTAGTTACCGCAAAGTATAACAGAGAGTTGGATGCCTTTGCGTGTGAAACATCAGACCAAATCTTAAAATATCTAGAGAAGTGTCCTGAGAACATCAAGCAAATGGCAGAGAGTGGACTATTAATTGGATTGGAACCTCTTCTGGGGCATCTAGCAGAAGGTAAATACATAATGCTTTTCTCTCCAAAGTTTGTGAAGCATAGAATTGATGTTGATTAACATCAGTTTACTTCCGAATGACATGTGGCAGGGAGCGAAGAGACTCAGGTGGCGATGGCTGCGTACCTTGTGGAAATCGATTTGGACATGAGAAAAAAACTTACGTAGCTGAGAAGGCTTGCCCTGCGCTCATTGGCGTGGTGCAATATGAAAATATTGACGCTAGAAGAGCCGCCTTCAAAGCACTTGCTCATATTTCATTGTATCACCCCAACAACCAGATACTGGTAGAAGTTGGCATCATCAAGTTCATGGTCGAAGAGATGTTCACCAAGCGAATGTTCAGTGATCTGATGAACTCCAGGAATGAAGCTGCTACAATGCTTGCCAACATATGGAACATGAGACATTTGAGATGAATACTATGGGCACACATTAGGCTCGGATTACTTTGTATACAACATCATCCACATGCTCAAGAACTCAAGCCCAGATGATCTTAACATTGATTTGATCAGGATTCTCCTATCCTTGCCCAAATCACCCAGATCAATGGCAACAATTGTCTCAGTGATCAAAGAAACCGACGCAAGCTTTGCCACGATAGAACTCATCAACAATCCTCATGAAGAATTGGGGGTTGGGGCATTAAAACTTCTGATAGCACTTACCCCCTACATTGGTCACACGCTATCAGAGAGATTATGTAAAACTAGAGGACAGCCAGAAAATCTTATCCAGTGCCCAATAGAAGCAAATCAGATAACAGAAAAGCATGCTGTTTCAGCCAAGTTACTTGCTAAACTGCCTCATCAAAATCTGAATCTTAATTTAGCACTGGTCAACGAGAGCATAGTGTCTGAAATTCTGCATGCAATCCATCTGATTCAAAGAAGTGGAACACGAAGAAGCAGATATGCAACTGATTTTCTGGAAGGTCTCGTTGGCATCTTAGTGAGATTCACAACTACACTGTACGAGCCCCAAATGATGTACCTAGCCAGAAACTACGATTTGACATCAGTGTTTGTTGATTTATTGATGAAAACATCAAGTGATGAAGTTCAAAGGTTGTCAGTGACCGGACTAGAAAGTTCAAAGGTTGATCAGGATTCCCCT
This genomic window contains:
- the LOC104789712 gene encoding transcription factor bHLH49-like, producing the protein MCGHEEARPQIAIVLQKGREKIIERVKFLQDLVPGCNKVTGKAVMLDEIINYVQSLQCQVEFLSMKLATVNPQMDFNLEGLLAKDETTGWECDLQNVIHINYGAGDVTPDPQAAAAASLPAANMKVEP